The proteins below come from a single Sorghum bicolor cultivar BTx623 chromosome 4, Sorghum_bicolor_NCBIv3, whole genome shotgun sequence genomic window:
- the LOC8077187 gene encoding VQ motif-containing protein 22: protein MGDTGANMSPWGGVYMSGGGAPATTEATVVTAAVAAGGSVSSPTSGGSGGGSPTRAQQPGVGRVEGGRVGKPARRRSRASRRAPVTLLNTDTSNFRAMVQQFTGIPSGPYGPAGPGGGPVISFGGGGGGAADYGPQLVRPSPTSAVMSFDHQLAAAAAHAQHRPTATSLQNQLFRPQHQQYGGDVGYGMMHGGGGDGMAPSFLHGGFESSSAEDRLLLQSMMQAAQTTMPTAGRPTSTNNGNGYNFG from the coding sequence ATGGGTGACACTGGTGCGAACATGTCTCCCTGGGGCGGGGTCTAcatgagcggcggcggcgcgccggcGACGACGGAGGCGACGGTCGTGACGGCAGCGGTAGCGGCAGGCGGGTCGGTGTCGAGCCCGACGTCCGGCGGGTCCGGTGGCGGTAGCCCGACCCGCGCGCAGCAGCCCGGGGTCGGGAGGGTGGAGGGCGGGCGCGTGGGGAAGCCCGCGCGGCGGCGGTCCCGCGCGTCCCGCCGCGCGCCCGTCACGCTGCTCAACACGGACACCTCCAACTTCCGCGCCATGGTGCAGCAGTTCACCGGCATCCCGTCGGGGCCCTACGGCCCCGCCGGCCCCGGCGGCGGGCCCGTGATCAGCTTCGGCGGGGgcggaggaggcgccgccgattACGGCCCGCAGCTGGTGCGCCCGTCGCCGACGTCGGCCGTCATGTCGTTCGACCAccagctggcggcggcggcggcgcacgcGCAGCACCGGCCCACGGCGACGTCGCTGCAGAACCAGCTCTTCAGGCCGCAGCACCAGCAGTACGGCGGTGACGTCGGCTACGGCATgatgcacggcggcggcggggacggCATGGCGCCGTCGTTCTTGCACGGCGGGTTCGAGTCGTCCTCGGCGGAGGACCGGCTGCTGCTGCAGAGCATGATGCAGGCGGCGCAGACCACGATGCCCACCGCTGGTCGCCCGACCTCCACTAACAACGGCAATGGCTACAACTTCGGCTGA